One genomic segment of Lodderomyces beijingensis strain CBS 14171 genome assembly, chromosome: 6 includes these proteins:
- a CDS encoding calmodulin, with protein sequence MAEKLSEQQIAEFKEAFSLFDKDSDGKITTKELGTVMRSLGQNPSESELTDMINEVDVNSDGSIDFPEFLTMMARKMKDTDSEAEIAEAFKVFDRNGDGKISAAELRHVLTSIGEKLSDADVDQMIKEADTNNDGEIDIQEFTQLLAAK encoded by the exons ATG GCTGAGAAATTGTCAGAGCAGCAAATTGCCGAGTTCAAAGAAGCATTCTCCTTGTTCGACAAGGACAGCGACGGAAAGATCACCACCAAGGAGTTGGGCACGGTGATGAGATCGTTGGGGCAGAACCCCTCGGAAAGCGAATTGACCGACATGATAAACGAGGTGGATGTCAACTCGGACGGCTCGATCGATTTCCCCGAGTTCTTGACCATGATGGCcaggaagatgaaggacACCGACTCGGAGGCGGAGATTGCAGAGGCGTTCAAGGTCTTTGACAGAAACGGAGACGGCAAGATCAGTGCTGCGGAGTTGAGACACGTTTTGACTTCGATCGGCGAGAAGTTGTCCGATGCCGATGTCGACCAGATGATCAAGGAGGCCGATACAAACAACGATGGCGAGATTGATATTCAAGAGTTTACTCAATTGTTGGCTGCAAAGTGA